In the genome of Uloborus diversus isolate 005 unplaced genomic scaffold, Udiv.v.3.1 scaffold_129, whole genome shotgun sequence, one region contains:
- the LOC129232576 gene encoding zinc finger protein 177-like encodes MRTHTGEKSFSCEHCSKSFHYASTLKQHLSAHADEKPFSCEYCPKTFTLAHHLKAHMRVHAGEKPHSLFSENSNLKKHLRIHTQEKPYSCEYCFSAFAQSESLKLHMRIHTGEKPYSCEHCFRAFSTNSYLRKHLRIHTGEKPYSCEYCSRAFSQPNSLKGHLKTHTGE; translated from the exons ATGCGAACTCATACTGGCGAAAAGTCTTTTTCGTGTGAACACTGCTCCAAGTCGTTTCATTATGCTTCAACTTTGAAGCAACATTTGAGTGCTCATGCCGACGAAAAACCATTTTCCTGTGAATATTGCCCCAAGACGTTTACCCTCGCTCATCATTTAAAGGCACATATGCGAGTTCATGCTGGTGAAAAACCCCACTCCT TGTTTTCTGaaaattctaatttaaagaaacatttgaggATTCATACTCAAGAAAAAccttattcttgtgagtattgtttTTCGGCATTTGCTCAGTCTGAATCTTTAAAACTACATATGAGAattcatactggtgaaaaaccctACTCGTGTGAACATTGTTTCAGGGCATTTTCTACAAACTcatatttaagaaaacatttgaggatacatacgGGCGAAAAACCCTATTCATGTGAATATTGTTCCAGGGCATTTTCTCAACCTAACTCCTTAAAAGGACATTTGAAAACTCATACTGGAGAATAA